Below is a window of Desmonostoc muscorum LEGE 12446 DNA.
CAGACCCCAAAAGCTATGCAGTTTTTCCTCACAGCGCCATAGACGTTGTATTTGGCAAATGGAGTGGAGTGAGTAATTTTCAATATCTATTTGAAAAGCAACTGCAAAATCCTCAACCCAGAGAGCAATACGAGAAAATGCGCTCAACGATTAAATCTCTTGCTACTGAGCAAGAACGCTATTTTACAGCTAACGATGTCTTGGAATTCTGGAAAAATGGGGTTTTTAAGTAATCCATCCTATCGAATCGTCGCCATTCCTGGGGAAGGAATTGGGCCGGAAGTTGTCCAAGCTTCCTTAAAAATTCTGCAACAGGTAGCTGAAATTGAGGGCTTTAGTTTACAGGTAGACTATGGCTGGCTGGGCGCGATCGCCTTTGAGCAGCTGGGTAGTTATTGCCCTCAAGCAACTCTTGAATTGTGCGATGGAGCCGATGGCATTGTATTTGGTGCGGTTACTGAAGGCGGACTATTAGAACTGCGAAAACATTTCGACTTTTTTTGCAATCTGCGCCCGATTCGTAGCGTTAAAAGTTTGCTGGATAAATCCAGCCTGCGACCAGAAAAAGTGCAAGACCTCGATCTTTTGATCGTCCGAGAATTGGTAAGTGGGATTTATTTTGGCCCATCTGGACGTGCTTCAGATGACAAGGGAGCTTATGGTTACCATACCATGCGCTATTACGATGAAGAAATTCGTCGCGTTGCTCGTAAGGCTCTACAGCAAGCCCAACAGCGGCGAGGACTACTCACCGTCGCTCACAAAGAAAACGCCTTGCCTCATCTGCCTTGGACTCGTTTAGTGCAAGAAGAAGCCAAGGAATTTGACGGCGTTGTTGTTGAGTCAATGTTGGTGGATAACTTAGCCATGCAAATGGTTTTAAATCCCCAGCGGTTTGATGTAATTTTGGCGGGCAATTTATTTGGAGATATTCTCAGCGATATTGGCGGTGCCTTAGTTGGTTCCATCGGCTTATTAGGATCGGCTAGTCTGAACGCTGATGGATTTGGTTTATACGAAGCGATTCATGGCACAGCGCCAGACATTGCAGGCAAGGGAATTGCCAATCCCCTGGGAACCCTGGGAGCTTGTATTTTAATGCTTCAGCAATGGGGAGAAGAACGAGCTGCCCAACGAATTATTCAAGGGCAAGAACGAATTTTAGACAAGGGATATCGGACAGCCGATTTGTCCCCCCAAGGAGGAGAAATCTTTGTCAACACTGAAACCTTAGTTGACCTTTTACTGGAAGAACTTTCAGTAGTGCCACATTCGGAATTAGGAGTGATTTATGAGTCCCGCAAATAACGTTTTGCATTTGGGAGATGATATTAATACTGATGATATTATTCCTGCCAATCGGGCAACAACAGACGATCCCGAACACTTAAAACAGTATGCTTTAGAACATATTATTGGCGAAGGCGAACTTTTAAAATACAACGCGATCGCCGCCGGAGAAAATTTCGGCTGTGGTTCCAGTCGAGAAGTTGCTCCCATTGCCCTACAAGCTGCTGGAATTGAAAAGATTCAGGCGCGATCGTTTGCCGAAATTTTTTATCGCAATAGCATTAATATTGGACTTTCCCTGGAAATTTTGGGAGAAAAACAGCAGAATCCAGTGGTAGATGCGATCGCACTTGCAGGCGGGCTAATGTCTTTTAATCAAATGCGTCGTCAGGGGCAAATCACCATTCCTCCCAGCATTACCCCCCCACGACCCATGACTTTAGTTGAAAAACTCCTAGCTAAAGCCTCCGGTAATTCCTACGTCCAACCAGGGGAAGTGGTTTTTGCCCAGGTCGATTTAGCCTTATCCCACGATGCTGTAGCAGGTCCTGTAGCCAAGATATTTTATAAACAGTATGGGGCAGAGGCAAAATTGTGGGACTCCCAACGAGTGGTTTTAGTCGCCGATCACTTTATCCAAGTCAACGACATTCGTGCTGATCATAAAGCCCATATCATGTACGAACAGATGGTTCAATTTGCCCAAGACCAGGGATGCCACTTATTTGATGTCGTTTCCCCAGGTGAAGCTGCCGGCATTTGCCACGTTCTACTACCAGAAAAAGGATTTGTCCGGCCAGGGATGCTGATTGCTGGTACAGATTCTCATACCTGCACCTACGGAGCCTTGGGAGC
It encodes the following:
- a CDS encoding aconitase/3-isopropylmalate dehydratase large subunit family protein, which codes for MSPANNVLHLGDDINTDDIIPANRATTDDPEHLKQYALEHIIGEGELLKYNAIAAGENFGCGSSREVAPIALQAAGIEKIQARSFAEIFYRNSINIGLSLEILGEKQQNPVVDAIALAGGLMSFNQMRRQGQITIPPSITPPRPMTLVEKLLAKASGNSYVQPGEVVFAQVDLALSHDAVAGPVAKIFYKQYGAEAKLWDSQRVVLVADHFIQVNDIRADHKAHIMYEQMVQFAQDQGCHLFDVVSPGEAAGICHVLLPEKGFVRPGMLIAGTDSHTCTYGALGAFSTGVGTTDMANIYAMGDMWIRVPQTLVFDLSGTLPPQISAKDIILFILGQIGCAGATSKVMEFRGSIIAQLPFDERLTLANMAVECGAICGLIVPDEVTREYVKNHSSQGFEEIIADADAEYERIYQFDLSNLEPQVARPPKPDQVVGISQLEDISITKAFIGSCTGGKLYDLAQAAEVLNGRQLAEGVSLFIVPATVEIREQAEELGYLDIFEKAGAQILKSGCGACINAGIGVLAKEETGVYATNRNFKGRSGDPTGKNYLASPRTVAISAVKGKISHHLD
- a CDS encoding isocitrate/isopropylmalate dehydrogenase family protein, which translates into the protein MGFLSNPSYRIVAIPGEGIGPEVVQASLKILQQVAEIEGFSLQVDYGWLGAIAFEQLGSYCPQATLELCDGADGIVFGAVTEGGLLELRKHFDFFCNLRPIRSVKSLLDKSSLRPEKVQDLDLLIVRELVSGIYFGPSGRASDDKGAYGYHTMRYYDEEIRRVARKALQQAQQRRGLLTVAHKENALPHLPWTRLVQEEAKEFDGVVVESMLVDNLAMQMVLNPQRFDVILAGNLFGDILSDIGGALVGSIGLLGSASLNADGFGLYEAIHGTAPDIAGKGIANPLGTLGACILMLQQWGEERAAQRIIQGQERILDKGYRTADLSPQGGEIFVNTETLVDLLLEELSVVPHSELGVIYESRK